One window of Ziziphus jujuba cultivar Dongzao chromosome 5, ASM3175591v1 genomic DNA carries:
- the LOC107420350 gene encoding uncharacterized protein LOC107420350 isoform X2, with protein sequence MGKRICCDAGKIEVSESLINKIYGVFSDGIHFAKPISSLRTREVDVVGAVLQMLQGLSSSLFYWDGDGKSFCCKSGMYVEHLSHTSLHAIVNQFMFAASCLQLVEILIGKFEKSVRLPPPTLRAFTCSVSAWLKRLRDIALTEEIKISNDGAGIAPTLLGLANSLSSLCSGAEYLFQIVHGAIPGVYFESNSSIPAADLAVHILDYLYKKLDEVCLARGGEEEDYQMLLHMFIGSLLPYVEGLDSWLFEGTLDDPYEELFFYANSRISVDEDDFWEKSYLLRQTHQKLEVELSGPSFANNPGIGMSDKKEMGQRESTSISSSLKGKEQSNRDLQACPVFIKDIAKSILSAGKSLQLIRHIPLTSSALSGKGSDSDISDGSGCSYSGAYHGQSIAGLTLSEIFCVSLAGLIGHGDYVSRYICQEDWYKEKIVPSFEYYMNKQKVENHDNGIFPTACSEKIWYKLLVDTLQEKRLLDGNKYTKTREEKMAADVVNRFSHFRPFCPENPVITVCQIIVPKNRDALKTLNLSRNLYLPSLNDQVLQNAIFGKENEPPYAVEGTNYTFGFQFGESEYLRSKEDSNMLEVLFPFPTLLPSFQDDHRLSDLLPFQKNSTLPSKVLSWLQTFEPVSNPLPVVIIQECLTVYIKKQVDCIGRHILSKLMNDWKLMDELAVLRAIYLLGSGDMLQHFLTVIFNKLDKGETWDDEFELNTILQESIRNSSDGMLLSAPDSLVVSIGKTQGPSANEQPNISSLPSTPRKSRVHTFGIDGLDLLKFTYKVSWPLELIANAEAIKKYNQVMGFLLKVKRAKFVLDKARRWMWMGRGTAKNNYKHHWLVEQKLLHVVDAFHQYVMDRVYHSAWRELHEGMATACSLDEVIEVHESYLLSIQRQCFVVPDKLWALIASRINSILGLALDFYSVQQTLSGGVVSAIKAKCEMEVERIDKQFDDCIAFLLRVLSFKLNVGHFPHLADLVTRINYNYFYMSDTGNLKTVPSSESATARMGKAFVGRTD encoded by the exons ATGGGGAAACGGATATGTTGCG ATGCGGGAAAAATTGAAGTTTCAGAAAGtctaatcaataaaatttacgGTGTCTTCTCCGATGGCATACATTTTGCAAAACCAATTTCATCCTTGAGGACAAGGGAAGTTGACGTG GTAGGAGCTGTGTTACAAATGCTGCAAGGACTTTCTAGttcattattttattgggaTGGTGATGGAAAGAGTTTTTGTTGCAAAAGTGGGATGTATGTGGAACACCTTTCTCATACAAGCCTTCACGCCATCGTCAATCAATTTATGTTTGCTGCCTCATGCTTGCAACTGGTGGAAATTCTAATTGGTAAATTTGAGAAATCTGTGAGATTACCTCCGCCTACATTGCGGGCATTTACTTGCTCCGTTTCTGCTTGGCTTAAG AGGTTGCGTGACATTGCTTTAACGGAAGAAATAAAGATAAGCAATGATGGAGCTGGGATTGCTCCTACATTGTTGGGATTGGCAAATTCTTTGTCTAG TCTTTGCTCAGGTGCTGAGTATCTGTTTCAAATAGTGCATGGTGCTATTCCTGGAGTATATTTTGAGTCAAATTCTTCTATTCCAGCTGCTGACTTGGCTGTTCATATCCTGGATTATCTTTACAAGAAGCTAGATGAAGTGTGTCTTGCACGAGGTGGTGAG GAGGAAGATTATCAGATGCTACTTCATATGTTTATTGGAAGTTTGTTGCCATATGTGGAGGGTCTTGATTCCTGGCTATTTGAAGGAACACTTGATGATCCTTATGAGGAG CTGTTTTTTTATGCAAACAGTAGAATTTCTGTTGATGAGGATGACTTCTGGGAGAAGAGCTATCTATTGAGACAAACACATCAGAAGTTAGAAGTTGAGCTCTCTGGCCCATCTTTTGCGAACAATCCAGGAATTGGGATGAGTGACAAAAAGGAAATGGGACAAAGGGAATCCACTTCAATTTCTAGTTCTTTAAAAGGAAAGGAACAGAGCAACCGAGACCTTCAAGCATGCCCTGTGTTTATTAAGGACATAGCTAAGTCAATTCTGTCTGCTGGAAAGTCATTGCAGCTGATCCGCCATATTCCACTTACATCCTCAGCACTATCTGGGAAAGGAAGTGATTCTGACATTAGTGATGGTTCTGGCTGCTCATACAGTGGTGCATACCATGGGCAAAGTATTGCAGGTTTAACGTTGTCAGAAATTTTTTGTGTGTCGTTAGCAGGTCTCATAGGCCATGGTGATTATGTCTCGAGATATATTTGCCAAGAGGACTGGTACAAAGAGAAGATTGTTCCTTCTTTTGAATATTACATGAACAAACAAAAGGTGGAAAATCATGATAATGGAATTTTTCCTACAGCATGCTCAGAGAAAATTTGGTATAAATTATTGGTTGATACACTTCAGGAGAAAAGATTGCTTGATGGAAACAAGTATACTAAAACAAGAGAAGAGAAAATGGCTGCAGATGTTGTAAATAGATTTTCCCATTTCAGACCTTTCTGTCCAGAAAATCCAGTTATTACTGTCTGCCAAATAATTGTTCCTAAGAATAGGGATGCCTTGAAAACATTGAATTTATCTAGAAATTTGTATTTACCCTCTCTAAATGATCAGGTTTTACAGAACGCTATATTTGGTAAGGAGAATGAACCACCTTATGCAGTTGAAGGAACAAACTATacttttggttttcaatttggTGAGTCTGAATATCTTCGTTCAAAAGAAGACTCTAACATGTTAGAAGTGTTATTTCCGTTTCCTACACTTCTTCCTTCCTTTCAG GATGATCACCGTCTCTCGGATCTCTTACCTTTTCAGAAAAATAGCACCCTTCCATCAAAAGTTCTCAGCTGGCTTCAAACTTTTGAACCAGTCAGTAATCCACTTCCTGTGGTTATAATTCAGGAATGCCTTACTGTCTACATCAAGAAGCAG GTGGATTGCATCGGCAGGCATATATTGTCAAAATTGATGAACGATTGGAAATTGATGGATGAGCTTGCTGTTTTGCGCGCCATCTACTTGTTAGGATCAG GTGATATGCTCCAGCACTTTTTGACTGTGATTTTTAATAAGCTGGATAAAGGAGAAACATGGGATGATGAGTTTGAGTTAAACACAATATTACAG GAATCTATAAGAAACTCTTCTGATGGCATGCTATTAAGTGCTCCGGATTCATTGGTTGTGTCCATTGGGAAAACTCAAGGTCCGAGTGCCAACGAGCAACCTAATATATCTTCACTTCCCTCCACTCCTCGTAAAAGTCGTGTGCACACCTTTGGAATTGATGGTCttgatttattaaaatttacatataag GTCTCATGGCCACTTGAGCTCATTGCTAATGCAGAAGCAATCAAAAAGTATAACCAG GTGATGGGGTTCTTGTTAAAGGTCAAGCGGgcaaaatttgtacttgataAAGCTCGGAGGTGGATGTGGATG GGTAGAGGCACTGCAAAAAATAACTACAAGCATCACTGGTTGGTGGAGCAGAAACTACTCCATGTCGTGGATGCATTTCACCAATATGTGATGGACAGA GTATATCATAGTGCATGGCGGGAACTCCATGAGGGTATGGCAACCGCTTGTTCTCTGGATGAAGTCATTGAAGTACATGAGTCCTACTTATTATCAATTCAGAGGCAGTGCTTTGTAGTTCCCGATAAGCTG TGGGCTCTGATTGCAAGCAGAATCAACAGCATCCTTGGATTAGCATTGGACTTCTATTCTGTGCAGCAGACACTTAGTGGTGGGGTAGTTTCTGCAATCAAGGCCAAATGTGAAATGGAAGTTGAGCGTATAGATAAACAGTTTGATGACTGCATTGCTTTCCTTCTCAGG GTCCTCTCTTTCAAGCTAAACGTGGGGCACTTCCCTCATTTGGCAGATTTGGTTACTAGGATCAACTATAATTACTTCTACATGTCTGACACTGGAAACCTTAAGACTGTCCCGAGCTCTGAGAGTGCCACAGCAAGAATGGGGAAGGCTTTTGTTGGTAGAACAGACTga
- the LOC107420350 gene encoding uncharacterized protein LOC107420350 isoform X3: MGKRICCDAGKIEVSESLINKIYGVFSDGIHFAKPISSLRTREVDVVGAVLQMLQGLSSSLFYWDGDGKSFCCKSGMYVEHLSHTSLHAIVNQFMFAASCLQLVEILIGKFEKSVRLPPPTLRAFTCSVSAWLKRLRDIALTEEIKISNDGAGIAPTLLGLANSLSSLCSGAEYLFQIVHGAIPGVYFESNSSIPAADLAVHILDYLYKKLDEVCLARGGEEEDYQMLLHMFIGSLLPYVEGLDSWLFEGTLDDPYEELFFYANSRISVDEDDFWEKSYLLRQTHQKLEVELSGPSFANNPGIGMSDKKEMGQRESTSISSSLKGKEQSNRDLQACPVFIKDIAKSILSAGKSLQLIRHIPLTSSALSGKGSDSDISDGSGCSYSGAYHGQSIAGLTLSEIFCVSLAGLIGHGDYVSRYICQEDWYKEKIVPSFEYYMNKQKVENHDNGIFPTACSEKIWYKLLVDTLQEKRLLDGNKYTKTREEKMAADVVNRFSHFRPFCPENPVITVCQIIVPKNRDALKTLNLSRNLYLPSLNDQVLQNAIFGKENEPPYAVEGTNYTFGFQFGESEYLRSKEDSNMLEVLFPFPTLLPSFQDDHRLSDLLPFQKNSTLPSKVLSWLQTFEPVSNPLPVVIIQECLTVYIKKQVDCIGRHILSKLMNDWKLMDELAVLRAIYLLGSGDMLQHFLTVIFNKLDKGETWDDEFELNTILQESIRNSSDGMLLSAPDSLVVSIGKTQGPSANEQPNISSLPSTPRKSRVHTFGIDGLDLLKFTYKVSWPLELIANAEAIKKYNQVMGFLLKVKRAKFVLDKARRVEALQKITTSITGWWSRNYSMSWMHFTNM; this comes from the exons ATGGGGAAACGGATATGTTGCG ATGCGGGAAAAATTGAAGTTTCAGAAAGtctaatcaataaaatttacgGTGTCTTCTCCGATGGCATACATTTTGCAAAACCAATTTCATCCTTGAGGACAAGGGAAGTTGACGTG GTAGGAGCTGTGTTACAAATGCTGCAAGGACTTTCTAGttcattattttattgggaTGGTGATGGAAAGAGTTTTTGTTGCAAAAGTGGGATGTATGTGGAACACCTTTCTCATACAAGCCTTCACGCCATCGTCAATCAATTTATGTTTGCTGCCTCATGCTTGCAACTGGTGGAAATTCTAATTGGTAAATTTGAGAAATCTGTGAGATTACCTCCGCCTACATTGCGGGCATTTACTTGCTCCGTTTCTGCTTGGCTTAAG AGGTTGCGTGACATTGCTTTAACGGAAGAAATAAAGATAAGCAATGATGGAGCTGGGATTGCTCCTACATTGTTGGGATTGGCAAATTCTTTGTCTAG TCTTTGCTCAGGTGCTGAGTATCTGTTTCAAATAGTGCATGGTGCTATTCCTGGAGTATATTTTGAGTCAAATTCTTCTATTCCAGCTGCTGACTTGGCTGTTCATATCCTGGATTATCTTTACAAGAAGCTAGATGAAGTGTGTCTTGCACGAGGTGGTGAG GAGGAAGATTATCAGATGCTACTTCATATGTTTATTGGAAGTTTGTTGCCATATGTGGAGGGTCTTGATTCCTGGCTATTTGAAGGAACACTTGATGATCCTTATGAGGAG CTGTTTTTTTATGCAAACAGTAGAATTTCTGTTGATGAGGATGACTTCTGGGAGAAGAGCTATCTATTGAGACAAACACATCAGAAGTTAGAAGTTGAGCTCTCTGGCCCATCTTTTGCGAACAATCCAGGAATTGGGATGAGTGACAAAAAGGAAATGGGACAAAGGGAATCCACTTCAATTTCTAGTTCTTTAAAAGGAAAGGAACAGAGCAACCGAGACCTTCAAGCATGCCCTGTGTTTATTAAGGACATAGCTAAGTCAATTCTGTCTGCTGGAAAGTCATTGCAGCTGATCCGCCATATTCCACTTACATCCTCAGCACTATCTGGGAAAGGAAGTGATTCTGACATTAGTGATGGTTCTGGCTGCTCATACAGTGGTGCATACCATGGGCAAAGTATTGCAGGTTTAACGTTGTCAGAAATTTTTTGTGTGTCGTTAGCAGGTCTCATAGGCCATGGTGATTATGTCTCGAGATATATTTGCCAAGAGGACTGGTACAAAGAGAAGATTGTTCCTTCTTTTGAATATTACATGAACAAACAAAAGGTGGAAAATCATGATAATGGAATTTTTCCTACAGCATGCTCAGAGAAAATTTGGTATAAATTATTGGTTGATACACTTCAGGAGAAAAGATTGCTTGATGGAAACAAGTATACTAAAACAAGAGAAGAGAAAATGGCTGCAGATGTTGTAAATAGATTTTCCCATTTCAGACCTTTCTGTCCAGAAAATCCAGTTATTACTGTCTGCCAAATAATTGTTCCTAAGAATAGGGATGCCTTGAAAACATTGAATTTATCTAGAAATTTGTATTTACCCTCTCTAAATGATCAGGTTTTACAGAACGCTATATTTGGTAAGGAGAATGAACCACCTTATGCAGTTGAAGGAACAAACTATacttttggttttcaatttggTGAGTCTGAATATCTTCGTTCAAAAGAAGACTCTAACATGTTAGAAGTGTTATTTCCGTTTCCTACACTTCTTCCTTCCTTTCAG GATGATCACCGTCTCTCGGATCTCTTACCTTTTCAGAAAAATAGCACCCTTCCATCAAAAGTTCTCAGCTGGCTTCAAACTTTTGAACCAGTCAGTAATCCACTTCCTGTGGTTATAATTCAGGAATGCCTTACTGTCTACATCAAGAAGCAG GTGGATTGCATCGGCAGGCATATATTGTCAAAATTGATGAACGATTGGAAATTGATGGATGAGCTTGCTGTTTTGCGCGCCATCTACTTGTTAGGATCAG GTGATATGCTCCAGCACTTTTTGACTGTGATTTTTAATAAGCTGGATAAAGGAGAAACATGGGATGATGAGTTTGAGTTAAACACAATATTACAG GAATCTATAAGAAACTCTTCTGATGGCATGCTATTAAGTGCTCCGGATTCATTGGTTGTGTCCATTGGGAAAACTCAAGGTCCGAGTGCCAACGAGCAACCTAATATATCTTCACTTCCCTCCACTCCTCGTAAAAGTCGTGTGCACACCTTTGGAATTGATGGTCttgatttattaaaatttacatataag GTCTCATGGCCACTTGAGCTCATTGCTAATGCAGAAGCAATCAAAAAGTATAACCAG GTGATGGGGTTCTTGTTAAAGGTCAAGCGGgcaaaatttgtacttgataAAGCTCGGAG GGTAGAGGCACTGCAAAAAATAACTACAAGCATCACTGGTTGGTGGAGCAGAAACTACTCCATGTCGTGGATGCATTTCACCAATATGTGA
- the LOC107420350 gene encoding uncharacterized protein LOC107420350 isoform X1 has product MGKRICCDAGKIEVSESLINKIYGVFSDGIHFAKPISSLRTREVDVVGAVLQMLQGLSSSLFYWDGDGKSFCCKSGMYVEHLSHTSLHAIVNQFMFAASCLQLVEILIGKFEKSVRLPPPTLRAFTCSVSAWLKRLRDIALTEEIKISNDGAGIAPTLLGLANSLSSLCSGAEYLFQIVHGAIPGVYFESNSSIPAADLAVHILDYLYKKLDEVCLARGGEEEDYQMLLHMFIGSLLPYVEGLDSWLFEGTLDDPYEELFFYANSRISVDEDDFWEKSYLLRQTHQKLEVELSGPSFANNPGIGMSDKKEMGQRESTSISSSLKGKEQSNRDLQACPVFIKDIAKSILSAGKSLQLIRHIPLTSSALSGKGSDSDISDGSGCSYSGAYHGQSIAGLTLSEIFCVSLAGLIGHGDYVSRYICQEDWYKEKIVPSFEYYMNKQKVENHDNGIFPTACSEKIWYKLLVDTLQEKRLLDGNKYTKTREEKMAADVVNRFSHFRPFCPENPVITVCQIIVPKNRDALKTLNLSRNLYLPSLNDQVLQNAIFGKENEPPYAVEGTNYTFGFQFGESEYLRSKEDSNMLEVLFPFPTLLPSFQDDHRLSDLLPFQKNSTLPSKVLSWLQTFEPVSNPLPVVIIQECLTVYIKKQVDCIGRHILSKLMNDWKLMDELAVLRAIYLLGSGDMLQHFLTVIFNKLDKGETWDDEFELNTILQESIRNSSDGMLLSAPDSLVVSIGKTQGPSANEQPNISSLPSTPRKSRVHTFGIDGLDLLKFTYKVSWPLELIANAEAIKKYNQVMGFLLKVKRAKFVLDKARRWMWMGRGTAKNNYKHHWLVEQKLLHVVDAFHQYVMDRVYHSAWRELHEGMATACSLDEVIEVHESYLLSIQRQCFVVPDKLFIVLYWIQWALIASRINSILGLALDFYSVQQTLSGGVVSAIKAKCEMEVERIDKQFDDCIAFLLRVLSFKLNVGHFPHLADLVTRINYNYFYMSDTGNLKTVPSSESATARMGKAFVGRTD; this is encoded by the exons ATGGGGAAACGGATATGTTGCG ATGCGGGAAAAATTGAAGTTTCAGAAAGtctaatcaataaaatttacgGTGTCTTCTCCGATGGCATACATTTTGCAAAACCAATTTCATCCTTGAGGACAAGGGAAGTTGACGTG GTAGGAGCTGTGTTACAAATGCTGCAAGGACTTTCTAGttcattattttattgggaTGGTGATGGAAAGAGTTTTTGTTGCAAAAGTGGGATGTATGTGGAACACCTTTCTCATACAAGCCTTCACGCCATCGTCAATCAATTTATGTTTGCTGCCTCATGCTTGCAACTGGTGGAAATTCTAATTGGTAAATTTGAGAAATCTGTGAGATTACCTCCGCCTACATTGCGGGCATTTACTTGCTCCGTTTCTGCTTGGCTTAAG AGGTTGCGTGACATTGCTTTAACGGAAGAAATAAAGATAAGCAATGATGGAGCTGGGATTGCTCCTACATTGTTGGGATTGGCAAATTCTTTGTCTAG TCTTTGCTCAGGTGCTGAGTATCTGTTTCAAATAGTGCATGGTGCTATTCCTGGAGTATATTTTGAGTCAAATTCTTCTATTCCAGCTGCTGACTTGGCTGTTCATATCCTGGATTATCTTTACAAGAAGCTAGATGAAGTGTGTCTTGCACGAGGTGGTGAG GAGGAAGATTATCAGATGCTACTTCATATGTTTATTGGAAGTTTGTTGCCATATGTGGAGGGTCTTGATTCCTGGCTATTTGAAGGAACACTTGATGATCCTTATGAGGAG CTGTTTTTTTATGCAAACAGTAGAATTTCTGTTGATGAGGATGACTTCTGGGAGAAGAGCTATCTATTGAGACAAACACATCAGAAGTTAGAAGTTGAGCTCTCTGGCCCATCTTTTGCGAACAATCCAGGAATTGGGATGAGTGACAAAAAGGAAATGGGACAAAGGGAATCCACTTCAATTTCTAGTTCTTTAAAAGGAAAGGAACAGAGCAACCGAGACCTTCAAGCATGCCCTGTGTTTATTAAGGACATAGCTAAGTCAATTCTGTCTGCTGGAAAGTCATTGCAGCTGATCCGCCATATTCCACTTACATCCTCAGCACTATCTGGGAAAGGAAGTGATTCTGACATTAGTGATGGTTCTGGCTGCTCATACAGTGGTGCATACCATGGGCAAAGTATTGCAGGTTTAACGTTGTCAGAAATTTTTTGTGTGTCGTTAGCAGGTCTCATAGGCCATGGTGATTATGTCTCGAGATATATTTGCCAAGAGGACTGGTACAAAGAGAAGATTGTTCCTTCTTTTGAATATTACATGAACAAACAAAAGGTGGAAAATCATGATAATGGAATTTTTCCTACAGCATGCTCAGAGAAAATTTGGTATAAATTATTGGTTGATACACTTCAGGAGAAAAGATTGCTTGATGGAAACAAGTATACTAAAACAAGAGAAGAGAAAATGGCTGCAGATGTTGTAAATAGATTTTCCCATTTCAGACCTTTCTGTCCAGAAAATCCAGTTATTACTGTCTGCCAAATAATTGTTCCTAAGAATAGGGATGCCTTGAAAACATTGAATTTATCTAGAAATTTGTATTTACCCTCTCTAAATGATCAGGTTTTACAGAACGCTATATTTGGTAAGGAGAATGAACCACCTTATGCAGTTGAAGGAACAAACTATacttttggttttcaatttggTGAGTCTGAATATCTTCGTTCAAAAGAAGACTCTAACATGTTAGAAGTGTTATTTCCGTTTCCTACACTTCTTCCTTCCTTTCAG GATGATCACCGTCTCTCGGATCTCTTACCTTTTCAGAAAAATAGCACCCTTCCATCAAAAGTTCTCAGCTGGCTTCAAACTTTTGAACCAGTCAGTAATCCACTTCCTGTGGTTATAATTCAGGAATGCCTTACTGTCTACATCAAGAAGCAG GTGGATTGCATCGGCAGGCATATATTGTCAAAATTGATGAACGATTGGAAATTGATGGATGAGCTTGCTGTTTTGCGCGCCATCTACTTGTTAGGATCAG GTGATATGCTCCAGCACTTTTTGACTGTGATTTTTAATAAGCTGGATAAAGGAGAAACATGGGATGATGAGTTTGAGTTAAACACAATATTACAG GAATCTATAAGAAACTCTTCTGATGGCATGCTATTAAGTGCTCCGGATTCATTGGTTGTGTCCATTGGGAAAACTCAAGGTCCGAGTGCCAACGAGCAACCTAATATATCTTCACTTCCCTCCACTCCTCGTAAAAGTCGTGTGCACACCTTTGGAATTGATGGTCttgatttattaaaatttacatataag GTCTCATGGCCACTTGAGCTCATTGCTAATGCAGAAGCAATCAAAAAGTATAACCAG GTGATGGGGTTCTTGTTAAAGGTCAAGCGGgcaaaatttgtacttgataAAGCTCGGAGGTGGATGTGGATG GGTAGAGGCACTGCAAAAAATAACTACAAGCATCACTGGTTGGTGGAGCAGAAACTACTCCATGTCGTGGATGCATTTCACCAATATGTGATGGACAGA GTATATCATAGTGCATGGCGGGAACTCCATGAGGGTATGGCAACCGCTTGTTCTCTGGATGAAGTCATTGAAGTACATGAGTCCTACTTATTATCAATTCAGAGGCAGTGCTTTGTAGTTCCCGATAAGCTG TTTATTGTTCTCTATTGGATTCAGTGGGCTCTGATTGCAAGCAGAATCAACAGCATCCTTGGATTAGCATTGGACTTCTATTCTGTGCAGCAGACACTTAGTGGTGGGGTAGTTTCTGCAATCAAGGCCAAATGTGAAATGGAAGTTGAGCGTATAGATAAACAGTTTGATGACTGCATTGCTTTCCTTCTCAGG GTCCTCTCTTTCAAGCTAAACGTGGGGCACTTCCCTCATTTGGCAGATTTGGTTACTAGGATCAACTATAATTACTTCTACATGTCTGACACTGGAAACCTTAAGACTGTCCCGAGCTCTGAGAGTGCCACAGCAAGAATGGGGAAGGCTTTTGTTGGTAGAACAGACTga
- the LOC107420350 gene encoding uncharacterized protein LOC107420350 isoform X4 — MGKRICCDAGKIEVSESLINKIYGVFSDGIHFAKPISSLRTREVDVVGAVLQMLQGLSSSLFYWDGDGKSFCCKSGMYVEHLSHTSLHAIVNQFMFAASCLQLVEILIGKFEKSVRLPPPTLRAFTCSVSAWLKRLRDIALTEEIKISNDGAGIAPTLLGLANSLSSLCSGAEYLFQIVHGAIPGVYFESNSSIPAADLAVHILDYLYKKLDEVCLARGGEEEDYQMLLHMFIGSLLPYVEGLDSWLFEGTLDDPYEELFFYANSRISVDEDDFWEKSYLLRQTHQKLEVELSGPSFANNPGIGMSDKKEMGQRESTSISSSLKGKEQSNRDLQACPVFIKDIAKSILSAGKSLQLIRHIPLTSSALSGKGSDSDISDGSGCSYSGAYHGQSIAGLTLSEIFCVSLAGLIGHGDYVSRYICQEDWYKEKIVPSFEYYMNKQKVENHDNGIFPTACSEKIWYKLLVDTLQEKRLLDGNKYTKTREEKMAADVVNRFSHFRPFCPENPVITVCQIIVPKNRDALKTLNLSRNLYLPSLNDQVLQNAIFGKENEPPYAVEGTNYTFGFQFGESEYLRSKEDSNMLEVLFPFPTLLPSFQDDHRLSDLLPFQKNSTLPSKVLSWLQTFEPVSNPLPVVIIQECLTVYIKKQVDCIGRHILSKLMNDWKLMDELAVLRAIYLLGSGDMLQHFLTVIFNKLDKGETWDDEFELNTILQESIRNSSDGMLLSAPDSLVVSIGKTQGPSANEQPNISSLPSTPRKSRVHTFGIDGLDLLKFTYKVSWPLELIANAEAIKK, encoded by the exons ATGGGGAAACGGATATGTTGCG ATGCGGGAAAAATTGAAGTTTCAGAAAGtctaatcaataaaatttacgGTGTCTTCTCCGATGGCATACATTTTGCAAAACCAATTTCATCCTTGAGGACAAGGGAAGTTGACGTG GTAGGAGCTGTGTTACAAATGCTGCAAGGACTTTCTAGttcattattttattgggaTGGTGATGGAAAGAGTTTTTGTTGCAAAAGTGGGATGTATGTGGAACACCTTTCTCATACAAGCCTTCACGCCATCGTCAATCAATTTATGTTTGCTGCCTCATGCTTGCAACTGGTGGAAATTCTAATTGGTAAATTTGAGAAATCTGTGAGATTACCTCCGCCTACATTGCGGGCATTTACTTGCTCCGTTTCTGCTTGGCTTAAG AGGTTGCGTGACATTGCTTTAACGGAAGAAATAAAGATAAGCAATGATGGAGCTGGGATTGCTCCTACATTGTTGGGATTGGCAAATTCTTTGTCTAG TCTTTGCTCAGGTGCTGAGTATCTGTTTCAAATAGTGCATGGTGCTATTCCTGGAGTATATTTTGAGTCAAATTCTTCTATTCCAGCTGCTGACTTGGCTGTTCATATCCTGGATTATCTTTACAAGAAGCTAGATGAAGTGTGTCTTGCACGAGGTGGTGAG GAGGAAGATTATCAGATGCTACTTCATATGTTTATTGGAAGTTTGTTGCCATATGTGGAGGGTCTTGATTCCTGGCTATTTGAAGGAACACTTGATGATCCTTATGAGGAG CTGTTTTTTTATGCAAACAGTAGAATTTCTGTTGATGAGGATGACTTCTGGGAGAAGAGCTATCTATTGAGACAAACACATCAGAAGTTAGAAGTTGAGCTCTCTGGCCCATCTTTTGCGAACAATCCAGGAATTGGGATGAGTGACAAAAAGGAAATGGGACAAAGGGAATCCACTTCAATTTCTAGTTCTTTAAAAGGAAAGGAACAGAGCAACCGAGACCTTCAAGCATGCCCTGTGTTTATTAAGGACATAGCTAAGTCAATTCTGTCTGCTGGAAAGTCATTGCAGCTGATCCGCCATATTCCACTTACATCCTCAGCACTATCTGGGAAAGGAAGTGATTCTGACATTAGTGATGGTTCTGGCTGCTCATACAGTGGTGCATACCATGGGCAAAGTATTGCAGGTTTAACGTTGTCAGAAATTTTTTGTGTGTCGTTAGCAGGTCTCATAGGCCATGGTGATTATGTCTCGAGATATATTTGCCAAGAGGACTGGTACAAAGAGAAGATTGTTCCTTCTTTTGAATATTACATGAACAAACAAAAGGTGGAAAATCATGATAATGGAATTTTTCCTACAGCATGCTCAGAGAAAATTTGGTATAAATTATTGGTTGATACACTTCAGGAGAAAAGATTGCTTGATGGAAACAAGTATACTAAAACAAGAGAAGAGAAAATGGCTGCAGATGTTGTAAATAGATTTTCCCATTTCAGACCTTTCTGTCCAGAAAATCCAGTTATTACTGTCTGCCAAATAATTGTTCCTAAGAATAGGGATGCCTTGAAAACATTGAATTTATCTAGAAATTTGTATTTACCCTCTCTAAATGATCAGGTTTTACAGAACGCTATATTTGGTAAGGAGAATGAACCACCTTATGCAGTTGAAGGAACAAACTATacttttggttttcaatttggTGAGTCTGAATATCTTCGTTCAAAAGAAGACTCTAACATGTTAGAAGTGTTATTTCCGTTTCCTACACTTCTTCCTTCCTTTCAG GATGATCACCGTCTCTCGGATCTCTTACCTTTTCAGAAAAATAGCACCCTTCCATCAAAAGTTCTCAGCTGGCTTCAAACTTTTGAACCAGTCAGTAATCCACTTCCTGTGGTTATAATTCAGGAATGCCTTACTGTCTACATCAAGAAGCAG GTGGATTGCATCGGCAGGCATATATTGTCAAAATTGATGAACGATTGGAAATTGATGGATGAGCTTGCTGTTTTGCGCGCCATCTACTTGTTAGGATCAG GTGATATGCTCCAGCACTTTTTGACTGTGATTTTTAATAAGCTGGATAAAGGAGAAACATGGGATGATGAGTTTGAGTTAAACACAATATTACAG GAATCTATAAGAAACTCTTCTGATGGCATGCTATTAAGTGCTCCGGATTCATTGGTTGTGTCCATTGGGAAAACTCAAGGTCCGAGTGCCAACGAGCAACCTAATATATCTTCACTTCCCTCCACTCCTCGTAAAAGTCGTGTGCACACCTTTGGAATTGATGGTCttgatttattaaaatttacatataag GTCTCATGGCCACTTGAGCTCATTGCTAATGCAGAAGCAATCAAAAA GTGA